The Salvia splendens isolate huo1 chromosome 21, SspV2, whole genome shotgun sequence genome includes a window with the following:
- the LOC121783796 gene encoding protein EXPRESSION OF TERPENOIDS 1-like: MAGFFSLGATTRPDQQTTTTTTTTTNNNPENWFLFRNEEVPSYKGFELWQPQPSNPLQQAENFLQREAVSSHPLQDLYASAGGLAVGPSQQSPRSGFLMMRSGGGGGISCQDCGNQAKKDCSHMRCRTCCKSRGFQCQTHVKSTWVPAAKRRERQLQHQQQQQSGERERERESSKRHRESPSPLVCTRIPSTTTTGLELGNFPSEVSAEAVFRCVRVSAMDDAEEQFAYQTAVNISGHVFKGILYDQGGESQYIAGETSSDASAAHQHLNLITVSSATATSAPITTTSAAAAAPFLDPSLFQPPVNNSFVAGTQFFPRPPRS; this comes from the exons ATGGCCGGCTTTTTCTCACTAGGCGCCACCACCCGCCCCGATCAAcaaaccaccaccaccaccaccaccaccaccaacaaTAATCCAGAAAACTGGTTTTTATTCCGAAATGAAGAGGTTCCTTCTTACAAGGGTTTCGAGCTCTGGCAGCCCCAGCCCTCGAATCCCCTGCAGCAAGCGGAGAATTTCCTGCAGCGGGAGGCGGTGAGCAGTCACCCGCTGCAGGATCTGTACGCTTCTGCGGGGGGACTGGCGGTGGGGCCCAGCCAGCAATCGCCGAGATCGGGGTTTCTGATGATGAGGAGCGGCGGGGGAGGAGGGATCAGCTGCCAGGACTGCGGGAATCAGGCGAAGAAGGACTGCTCGCACATGAGATGTAGGACCTGTTGCAAGAGCCGAGGGTTTCAGTGCCAGACTCATGTGAAAAGCACCTGGGTTCCCGCTGCCAAGCGAAGAGAGCGACAGCTGCAACATCAACAACAACAGCAGAGTGgtgagagggagagggagagggagagctCCAAGCGCCACCGGGAGTCTCCCAGTCCACTTGTGTGCACTCGCATCCCCTCGACCACCACCACTG GGTTGGAATTGGGGAATTTCCCATCGGAAGTGAGCGCGGAGGCGGTTTTCCGGTGCGTGAGAGTGAGCGCAATGGACGACGCGGAGGAGCAATTCGCGTACCAAACCGCCGTCAACATCTCCGGCCATGTCTTCAAGGGAATTCTCTACGATCAAGGCGGAGAAAGCCAGTACATCGCCGGAGAGACCTCCTCCGACGCTTCCGCCGCTCATCAACACCTCAATTTGATCACCGTTTCTTCCGCCACCGCCACGTCAGCCCCAatcaccaccacctccgccgccgcagcAGCTCCTTTCCTCGATCCTTCTTTATTTCAGCCGCCAGTTAACAACAGCTTCGTCGCCGGTACGCAATTCTTCCCACGACCCCCAAGATCTTGA